The Hymenobacter sp. GOD-10R genome includes a window with the following:
- a CDS encoding 3-oxoacyl-ACP reductase family protein: MEHFENHTNHTDTMTQPNPFSLEGKLALITGGGSGIGLEIARCMVQAGARVVITGRREQPLKDAVEGLGTSAEYLINDVGELGSLEGLVKQIEDAWGPLDILVNNAGINMKKPALEVTDEEFNRIIHTNLNSVFSLTRACAKQMVARKSGVILMISSMAAYYGIDRVVAYAASKSAVEGMVKVLASEFSGANVRVNAIAPGFIETEMSRTAMNNDPERRDRAMRRTPMGKFGKPEDIGHAAVFLASDAARYITGASLPVDGGNSIGF, translated from the coding sequence ATGGAGCACTTCGAAAATCATACGAACCACACCGATACGATGACGCAACCAAACCCTTTTTCCCTGGAGGGTAAACTCGCTCTGATTACGGGCGGCGGTAGCGGCATCGGTCTGGAAATTGCCCGTTGTATGGTACAGGCGGGTGCTCGTGTGGTTATCACGGGGCGGCGCGAACAGCCGCTGAAAGATGCCGTTGAGGGGCTAGGTACTTCGGCCGAATACCTCATCAACGATGTGGGTGAGCTAGGTTCACTCGAGGGCTTGGTGAAGCAGATCGAGGATGCCTGGGGGCCACTCGATATTCTGGTGAACAACGCTGGCATCAACATGAAAAAGCCCGCGCTGGAAGTGACCGACGAAGAGTTTAATCGTATTATTCACACTAACCTAAACTCGGTGTTTTCCCTCACACGGGCCTGCGCCAAGCAGATGGTAGCCCGTAAGAGCGGCGTCATCCTGATGATTTCGTCGATGGCCGCCTACTACGGCATCGACCGAGTAGTAGCCTACGCTGCTTCCAAGTCGGCGGTAGAAGGCATGGTAAAGGTGCTCGCCTCCGAATTTTCGGGCGCCAACGTGCGAGTGAATGCCATTGCCCCCGGCTTCATCGAAACAGAAATGAGCCGCACGGCCATGAACAACGACCCCGAACGCCGCGACCGAGCCATGCGCCGCACGCCTATGGGTAAGTTCGGCAAACCCGAAGACATCGGCCACGCGGCCGTGTTCCTTGCCTCCGATGCCGCCCGTTACATCACGGGTGCCTCGCTGCCAGTTGATGGCGGCAATTCAATTGGTTTTTAG
- a CDS encoding TonB-dependent receptor translates to MKAPLYAAMLRFGQPVARGAVVLSLLGLTPTLVMAQTGRTVTGRVTSTNGEGLPGVTVVVKGTSQGTGTDANGNFSLAVPSDNTILVVSSIGFLKQEVAVGSRTSLDVKLATETTALNEVQVVGYGVQKKSQVTGAISSVTEEQLRDVPVANVGQALQGRAAGVTISNSSTTPGQSPVIRIRGNRSISGSNDPLLVVDGVPFDGSLNDLNPDDITSLEVLKDASSTAIYGARGANGVILITTRRGKSGAPRATYSGYYGTKKAYGLYDLQNGQEYYNYRLEAYRAQNANYDPNTATTFLTNDERANYAAGRTTDYQKLLFQKGHIQNHVIGVSGGTDQTQYSTSLGYYDETGITPVQRYQRYSLRGTLDQQIGKRVKVGVNTLNTFNVSDDPNVGILNQILTTSPLASTTDANGNQVLYPNGDTAGSNPLTLYADNAHKDQSRRIRTFNSLYGQVNILKGLDYRLNLGLDVRSENNGTFYASYTPQNGGGQSTASRSSNLAFNLLTENILTYNRSFGKHDVNFTGLYSWQGYRFDNSSVGARNLLANYQLYNNLGAGTPSSASSSQQRWDIISYMGRANYAYDNRYSATLTVRVDGSSRLAPGNKYKAFPSAAVAWNIANESFLQDQAWLSNLKFRASLGRVGSTAVNPYQTLGALGSGIGNGYYNYGATGAVGVVPNSIPNGNLGWEYTTTTNFGLDFGFLQNRITGSVEVYQQRTSDLLLPDALPTASGYSSYVRNVGQTQNRGIEVSLSTVNVRTTSGFEWSTDWNFTVNREKVLDLGLNDASGNKLSDIGNQRFIGQPLYVFYDYKKLGIWQTSEADQAKKYNSKPGQIKVADVDNNGVINSNDRVIVGSRQPKFEAGLTNRFKYKGFDLTLVALTRVGATVVDPTLFGPNYFTTNTGRRNQVNLNYWTATNPSNEYPQPDQSSRATEWPTYGQTLAYRNGTFIKVRSIDLGYALPTAWAKRAFMSNARVYVQVQNPLLWAKDPFFKANKAIDPDALSYSTRLDASQPGGIAFTGGNPNNTSGGTSGGNGVNYPFTRSFIVGLNLGF, encoded by the coding sequence ATGAAAGCACCTCTATATGCTGCTATGCTCCGCTTCGGGCAACCAGTGGCGCGCGGCGCAGTAGTTTTATCATTACTCGGCCTCACCCCCACGTTGGTGATGGCGCAAACGGGACGCACCGTAACGGGGCGGGTTACGAGCACGAATGGCGAAGGTCTACCTGGGGTAACGGTTGTGGTGAAAGGCACGAGCCAAGGCACCGGCACCGACGCCAACGGTAACTTCAGCCTAGCAGTGCCCAGCGATAACACAATCTTAGTTGTCAGCTCGATTGGCTTCTTGAAGCAGGAAGTTGCGGTGGGCAGCCGCACTTCGCTCGATGTGAAGCTAGCTACCGAAACCACCGCTCTGAATGAAGTACAGGTCGTGGGCTACGGTGTGCAGAAGAAGAGCCAGGTAACGGGCGCTATTTCGTCGGTTACGGAAGAACAACTGCGGGATGTGCCGGTGGCTAACGTTGGTCAGGCCCTGCAAGGTCGCGCGGCCGGTGTTACGATTTCCAACTCCAGCACTACGCCTGGTCAGAGCCCAGTTATTCGTATCCGGGGCAACCGCTCTATCTCGGGTAGCAACGATCCGCTGCTGGTAGTAGATGGCGTACCCTTCGACGGTAGCCTCAACGACTTGAACCCGGACGATATTACGTCGCTGGAAGTGCTGAAAGACGCCTCTTCGACGGCTATCTACGGTGCTCGTGGTGCCAACGGCGTTATCCTGATTACCACTCGGCGCGGTAAATCGGGTGCTCCCCGCGCTACCTACAGCGGCTACTACGGCACGAAAAAGGCGTATGGCCTTTACGATTTGCAGAACGGGCAGGAGTACTACAACTACCGCCTCGAAGCTTACCGGGCGCAGAACGCGAACTACGACCCCAACACGGCTACTACGTTCCTCACGAACGACGAACGAGCTAACTACGCCGCTGGTCGCACGACGGACTACCAGAAACTGCTCTTCCAAAAGGGGCACATCCAAAACCACGTTATTGGCGTGTCGGGTGGTACGGACCAAACCCAGTACTCGACCTCGCTAGGCTACTACGACGAAACGGGCATTACCCCCGTACAACGTTACCAGCGCTATTCGCTGCGTGGTACCCTTGACCAACAAATTGGCAAACGGGTGAAAGTTGGGGTGAACACGCTGAACACGTTCAACGTGTCGGACGACCCGAACGTCGGCATTCTAAACCAGATTTTGACAACTAGCCCGCTGGCTTCTACTACGGATGCTAACGGCAATCAGGTTCTGTACCCGAACGGAGACACGGCCGGATCGAACCCGCTCACCTTGTACGCCGATAACGCGCACAAAGACCAGAGTCGCCGGATCCGTACCTTCAACAGCCTATACGGGCAGGTAAACATTCTGAAAGGCCTAGACTACCGCTTGAACCTAGGTCTGGATGTGCGCTCCGAGAACAACGGCACCTTCTACGCTTCATACACCCCGCAAAACGGCGGAGGACAGAGCACGGCTTCGCGTTCGTCTAACTTAGCCTTCAACCTGCTGACCGAAAACATCCTGACGTATAACCGCAGCTTCGGTAAGCACGATGTGAACTTTACGGGCCTATACAGCTGGCAGGGCTACCGCTTCGATAACTCTAGCGTTGGAGCTCGTAATTTGTTGGCTAACTACCAGCTATACAATAACCTAGGTGCTGGTACGCCTAGCTCGGCTAGCAGCAGTCAGCAGCGTTGGGATATTATCTCCTACATGGGCCGCGCAAACTACGCCTATGATAACCGCTACTCGGCTACCTTAACCGTGCGCGTTGACGGCTCTTCGCGTTTGGCGCCAGGCAATAAGTACAAGGCTTTCCCTTCTGCAGCCGTAGCGTGGAACATTGCCAATGAGTCGTTCCTGCAAGATCAGGCGTGGCTTAGCAACCTGAAGTTCCGGGCTAGCTTGGGCCGCGTGGGTAGCACAGCGGTGAACCCTTACCAGACTCTCGGAGCGCTAGGCTCGGGCATCGGTAACGGCTACTATAACTACGGCGCGACTGGCGCAGTAGGCGTAGTACCGAACAGCATCCCGAACGGCAACCTAGGCTGGGAATACACAACGACGACCAACTTTGGCTTGGATTTCGGCTTCCTGCAAAACCGTATCACGGGTTCGGTGGAAGTGTATCAGCAGCGCACCAGCGACCTGTTGCTGCCTGACGCGCTACCAACGGCCAGCGGCTATAGCTCTTACGTGCGCAACGTGGGTCAGACCCAAAACCGCGGTATCGAGGTGTCACTCTCTACGGTGAACGTGCGGACCACAAGCGGCTTCGAATGGAGCACGGACTGGAACTTCACCGTGAACCGGGAGAAGGTACTGGACCTGGGGTTGAACGATGCCAGCGGCAACAAGCTCAGTGACATCGGCAACCAGCGCTTCATCGGCCAGCCCTTGTACGTGTTCTATGACTACAAGAAGCTCGGCATCTGGCAAACCTCGGAAGCTGACCAGGCCAAGAAGTACAACTCCAAGCCCGGGCAGATCAAGGTGGCTGATGTGGACAACAATGGGGTGATCAACTCCAATGACCGCGTGATTGTAGGCAGCCGCCAGCCCAAGTTCGAGGCGGGTTTGACCAACCGCTTCAAGTACAAAGGCTTCGACCTGACGCTGGTGGCGCTGACGCGGGTCGGGGCGACGGTGGTGGATCCGACCTTGTTCGGGCCGAACTACTTCACCACCAACACGGGGCGGCGCAACCAGGTGAACCTGAACTACTGGACGGCCACTAACCCCAGCAACGAGTACCCGCAGCCTGACCAGTCCTCCCGCGCAACCGAGTGGCCCACGTACGGACAGACCTTGGCATACCGGAACGGTACCTTCATCAAAGTGCGTAGCATTGACCTAGGTTATGCACTGCCAACCGCTTGGGCGAAGCGAGCTTTCATGAGCAATGCACGTGTTTACGTGCAAGTGCAAAACCCCCTGCTCTGGGCAAAGGATCCGTTCTTCAAGGCTAACAAAGCCATCGACCCCGATGCCTTGTCTTACTCGACGCGCCTCGACGCAAGCCAGCCTGGCGGTATTGCCTTCACCGGCGGTAACCCCAACAACACGAGCGGTGGCACGTCTGGTGGTAACGGCGTGAACTATCCTTTCACGCGGTCCTTCATTGTAGGCCTCAACCTAGGCTTCTAA
- a CDS encoding alpha-glucuronidase family glycosyl hydrolase, protein MLRSLLFLLLVVGAHRSVADDGYRLWLKYDLIQDAAQRKAYQQATQFIAIEGASSPVLQSAVKELQLGLKGLLGQPVSVLTGPAKKQGGIILRVNSAANVTANDRLKKLSKEGYSLRSEKGNVVVAGPTDAAVLYGTFALLRQLQTRQSLANLALTSTPKIEYRMLNHWDNPNGTVERGYAGSSIWKWYELPELLDPRYQDYARANASIGINGVVINNVNASARYLTPEYLRKVAALAKVFRAYGIRVYLSVFWAAPKTLGGLPTSDPLDPKVRSWWTDKTNEIYKTIPDFGGFLVKANSEGEPGPQDYGRNHAEGANMLTEALGQHDGIVMWRAFVYKANSNGDRFKEAYEEFKPLDGKFAAKALVQVKNGPIDFMAREPFHPLFGAMPSTPLVLEVQLTQEYLGFATHMVYLGPLIKECLETDTYSKGKGSTVAKVVDGSVDNHQISGIAGVANIGSDRNWTGHPMGQANWYAYGRLAWDHTLSSEALAKEWTRMTLTSEPKAVSTITNLLVKSRDIYVRYTMPLGLHHIMGQTVHYGPEPWLSKSARPDWTAVYYHKADSIGLGFDRTAKGSNALSLYKPEVQQMWGDAKTCPLNYLLWFHHVPWKQPLSTGRTLWNELCYRYYTGADSVVWMQQQWTQVKPAVDPALYADVAARLQAQHKEAIWWRDACVLYFQTFAKQPIPAPFAPPERSLEAVKQIVDIYQMR, encoded by the coding sequence GTGCTTCGTTCGCTATTATTTCTGTTGCTTGTCGTTGGAGCGCACCGTAGTGTGGCCGACGACGGCTACCGATTGTGGCTGAAGTATGATTTGATTCAAGATGCTGCTCAGCGCAAAGCCTATCAGCAGGCGACGCAGTTTATCGCCATTGAAGGTGCTTCGTCGCCTGTGCTACAATCAGCAGTAAAAGAACTGCAACTTGGCCTGAAAGGCCTGTTAGGGCAGCCAGTTTCGGTGCTGACAGGACCCGCCAAAAAGCAAGGCGGAATCATTTTGCGCGTTAATTCAGCTGCAAACGTTACCGCAAACGATCGGCTCAAGAAGCTAAGCAAAGAGGGGTATAGCCTTCGCTCGGAGAAGGGAAATGTAGTAGTTGCCGGCCCAACGGATGCGGCGGTGCTCTATGGCACGTTTGCCCTGTTGCGCCAACTCCAAACCCGGCAGTCGCTCGCTAACCTAGCTCTCACGAGTACCCCCAAAATCGAGTATCGCATGCTGAATCATTGGGACAACCCCAATGGTACCGTAGAGCGCGGTTACGCCGGATCTTCTATCTGGAAGTGGTACGAACTACCGGAGTTACTTGATCCGCGCTACCAGGACTATGCCCGCGCAAATGCCTCAATCGGGATTAACGGTGTGGTAATCAATAACGTGAATGCCAGTGCTCGGTATCTCACACCAGAGTATTTGCGCAAAGTGGCAGCGCTAGCTAAGGTGTTCCGGGCCTACGGTATTCGGGTGTACTTATCGGTATTTTGGGCAGCGCCCAAAACGCTGGGTGGCCTGCCTACTTCCGATCCGCTCGATCCGAAAGTGCGCAGCTGGTGGACCGACAAAACAAACGAAATCTACAAGACCATTCCCGACTTCGGAGGCTTTCTGGTGAAAGCAAATTCGGAAGGGGAGCCCGGCCCGCAAGATTACGGCCGCAACCACGCGGAGGGAGCCAACATGCTCACCGAAGCCCTAGGTCAGCACGATGGCATCGTTATGTGGCGGGCCTTTGTGTACAAAGCCAACTCCAACGGCGACCGGTTCAAGGAAGCCTATGAGGAGTTTAAGCCACTAGATGGGAAGTTTGCGGCCAAAGCACTAGTACAGGTTAAGAACGGTCCCATTGACTTTATGGCGCGGGAGCCATTTCACCCGCTGTTTGGTGCAATGCCAAGCACGCCGCTCGTGCTGGAAGTGCAGCTCACGCAGGAGTACCTAGGTTTTGCTACGCACATGGTGTACCTAGGCCCACTTATTAAAGAGTGCTTAGAAACAGATACATATTCCAAAGGCAAAGGCTCGACGGTAGCCAAGGTGGTCGATGGCAGCGTTGACAATCACCAGATCAGCGGTATTGCAGGTGTGGCTAACATCGGCTCCGACCGCAACTGGACTGGGCACCCGATGGGGCAAGCCAACTGGTACGCCTACGGCCGCCTAGCTTGGGACCACACGCTGTCGTCGGAAGCACTTGCCAAGGAATGGACCCGAATGACGCTGACAAGCGAGCCGAAGGCAGTGAGTACGATCACGAATCTGCTGGTAAAATCGCGCGACATCTATGTGCGCTACACCATGCCGCTCGGCCTACACCACATCATGGGGCAAACGGTGCATTATGGCCCCGAGCCGTGGCTCTCTAAAAGTGCCCGCCCCGACTGGACCGCGGTGTATTATCACAAAGCCGACTCTATCGGCCTAGGTTTCGACCGCACGGCCAAGGGCAGCAATGCACTTAGCTTGTATAAGCCTGAAGTGCAGCAAATGTGGGGTGACGCCAAAACCTGTCCGCTCAATTACTTGCTGTGGTTCCACCACGTGCCGTGGAAGCAGCCGCTCAGCACCGGCCGCACGCTCTGGAACGAGCTCTGCTACCGCTACTACACCGGCGCCGACTCGGTGGTGTGGATGCAGCAGCAATGGACCCAAGTGAAACCGGCCGTTGACCCGGCCCTGTACGCCGATGTGGCTGCTCGCCTCCAAGCGCAACACAAAGAAGCCATCTGGTGGCGCGATGCCTGCGTGCTCTACTTCCAAACGTTCGCCAAGCAGCCGATTCCGGCTCCCTTTGCCCCACCCGAACGCTCGCTGGAAGCCGTGAAGCAGATCGTGGATATCTACCAGATGCGGTAA